The genomic DNA AGAATACAACATATTTTCCTCTAACTAAGGGACTGTATGAAAATGACTAGTGTTAGGCTGCCggtttaaggatttatttcaGCCCGCCACCTcaagaataaattaaaaaagaaaccagattattacaaaaaaaggcttttatGTGTGAAATGGATCATAAAGCGGTGTCTTGCCATATGGAGCGACAATCAGGGCCTCGTGTTTCTCCTCACCAGTCAGCTACTAACAAACAGCAGCGATCACAGGGGAATTATTTAAGAATGTTTTgtgtaaacataaaaaaaaaaaaaagctaatattATAAACAGAATGCAGGGAAACTTCAGCggactgaagttagcatgctaactagcgaGCTCCCAACCCATCCTGCCTATTCCTCCACACCCCAGACCTGAAAACCTTCTCCTAGATGGCTAACTGCGTAAACTAGCTTATGGCATTCAGCAGCAGTTACTCTGGTTACCCCTATTTGACAAGATGACCAAtttttacacattgcacctttaaacgtCACCTCTGTGAACAGCTGTTCCCTCACGTGTTTCTGCATCACAatagaaaggaagaaaaatattAATGTCATGAAAAGTTGTTATATAATCCAACTGTAGGCGTCACCAACCTGTTCTACTCATTGGTGACGTGATAAGAAACATTTCGACTGCAGTTCCATGAacgttttaatgtttgaatttgGGCGTGCCGTCTTAAATTATTCATGCTTTTGGCTCTTTTAGGTATTAATAGTTAAAGAAGTTGAGCCAACTCAGTGCTCTCATGTGATGTTTAGATGTGAGGGGGTTGCAGGTTTCTTCAGAGTCAATATTAATCACGCCTGAGGGCCCTGATGTTGTTTGTTAAGTCAACTATGATTCAGCGTCCCTCCACACCCTCATCGTCTTCATACAGTCCCTAATGAGTTTGAGGCCTCCAGCCTACAATAGCTACATGTATGTATGTCAGCACTTTTTAAGAACTACACATTTAATGCAACTTCTTCTCTCTTCTATCGTTCACTGTGAGGCAGTGTATTGTTTTGCTGTGCTGTAATTGTTACAGTACGTTTTCTCTGAGTTAGAGCACTTtgataacatttcattttgtgagTAGAATTTATTCCATGAATAATTTCACTTGTATGAGGCACGTAGCACTAGGAGTTCTagagaataaacaaaatgtttgtgagTCATCTGGAACTGTAAATAGTAAAAAGgaataaatgtttcttacaaCAACCTGTCAGAGTCTGCAGTggtaaatgtgtttaaaatttGAATAAAGCGATTGTGTTTCGCAGTTGTAAGCGGTCAATCAGTCAACAGTTAAGTGATCGGATGTCTTTTAACGATCATTCGTGCACAGTGCCAATATAAAGAGGAAAGGATGTGATTGTGTACTATTCACCCAGATGGTTGTTATCAATGGTAATTAAGTGAGGCAGTCGGAGTCTTTGTGCTTAAAGTGTTGCACAGTGAAACCTATTAAGGGAAAGCAGACTGAAAAATAGTCTGCCAGATGTTTGTGGGCACAAACCACAAGTTATCTTTATGTGTCCGGACTAGTTTTCAGTtatatcaaacaaaaaaacatatccaATACATGTGCAGTCTggcttgtttctgtgttttgtgacCACCTCACAAAATTTTATGGGATTTGATAAATATTTTAGAATGAAATGGTACAGTCTTTCCCCCTGGTATCCTAATGTTGTCTTGTTTCTCCATGTTGTATGCTTTATACAATCCCAAACAAAGCATTGACTGTTGTTTATTGAAAGTTCTGAGGGTTTAAACTGCAACAATGGAACAAAAACCATAAGGCCTTTCAACAGCACAGTCCATGTCGATTACACCAGCATGTgcctctgtgtgcatgtgtgtttacttCCAAGGTCAGCCACATGTTGGTGTGAAAGACAGTATTTGCAGACTGCAGAATATGAGATGACATTGATGGCTATCTGTTACCACCTGGTGGTCGGATCAGAATCAGACTGGGTGTCAGATTTAACCACCAGGAGTAGGctactgtaaataaaaatattttaattgaatGTTTAAAGTTGCCTATCTTCCTTGAGATTTATATAATATGCCATATCATATCAGGATTTTATATAATTGtagttaaaacatttatttacagtcTTTTTCCCCAAATTCtgacaactttaaaaaaaaaaggcataatTTTCGATTTTTCTTTCTCATAACTTTCTATCTAAAGGCTCAAGGAATTTTTTATATGGATTaaagatgtatatatatataaagtgaTTTCTTTAGGGAGCTGCATGTTATGTGTCCATTTATCTGTAACTTGAACGCACCCCAACTGTTTTCAACCGACGGCTACGTCATCCTGTAATGATTGGTTAACGGCTCTGGAGGAAAATACCCCCCTTTCCTGGATTTTATTGGATGCAGCACCAAATGTCCCGCCTCCCTTCGAATTCCACAACTGCACTCTCTTCCCATTGGTCCAGCGGGTCAGAGTGCAGAGAACAACAAACAAGATAGGGTGAAGACCGTCGGGATGGATGCAGGTAAGCGATATTTTGGAgcaaaataacatcttttctctccctcagcAAACTAGTCTAGCCTCAAAATAATCACAAGAACGCCATTTCATCCCTGGCAGCACACCTCCTGCTCTGCCATGGCGGGATTGCCAACCCCAGACGCTATTCCAGCGCAGACCTATATTGCTTTGTAGCCTCGGTGACGTTAGCTTGCTAAAGTGATGACTAAAGCTAACTGCTAACCAACGTTAGCCTGCTGTTGTGGTTAAATGTACTGGATTCCCAGCTCTGACAGCTCGTTGCGCAGCACTGTAACTTCCTGTAAGGTTACCAGATGTCATCTGTGTTAATGTCAAGCGTCGCTGTTGAGTTTTGCTCGTAATAATATGCCTTTTGTCCTTGGGTTGACTGTTTATGCCAACGTTATGTTACGCCCTGGATGAACATCCCAGCCGATGCACTGTCACCATCGCATCAGTTATTTGGCCACTGTTAGCATCGGGAATGCTAGTAGCTATAGGAGAGAATATATATTCTGTAGCAAGACTCATGTAGTTGAATAACAGCACTCAGAGTTAACGAACATACTTAACGTTGCGTTGTCTTCTCATTCGACTGTAAATACAAACCTCCCTTCTTGAGTTATGAGCCTGTAAATCACAGCTGTCTGTGACGAAGCTAACTGTCAAACAGTGGGAAAGCTAAGCTAGTCAACTTTTCCTGGCTGTTGTTAGCAATGTGGCTAACGTTATGTCTTGTCTTTAACCACAGTTGTTTTTCAAACTTTGTGTCAAAAGCGTTAGTACATTTCCAGCGCTTAAGAAAAATGCagcaactttgtttttttccccccctttttttttctttcttaagaGGAAGTGTACTCCTGCCCAGTTTTACAGCTGGCTATGAGCCCAGCACTTCAACTGCAGTGAAAAGACTGTTACTGTTATTGATTTCCACCGTCGCACTTTCTTAAAGGCTTGTTTTGCAGAAGAAATTCAatcaattttaatatttacaatataaatgaggtaGTAATACAAACACGGAACTATTTATATTtcccataagtgaataaacaagctgttctcagaggaaaatatgatccccagaacactgtttgaggctagaaaggtggcagggtccgccacatataaacaaagtaaatcagAATAaaagtgtgttgtccttttgtttttttcagtgtttcaatCATGAAAGAGCTATGAATTATGAAGAGCTAATGACTAAATGATTAGTGATGACtgaagctaaatgctaacgtcacCAATGCTACAAAGCAGAAAAAGGTCTGTGCTGACTGGCAGCTGGAGTTTGCAATCCTGCCATGACAAAGCAGACAATGGAGATGTATTTGTTAAACTTCAACTgtaaggaaagaaaacaagaaacaacactattctgttgcattatgggaagtgcGGGACTCAGAATCTTTTAAAGTCTTTTCAAACACTAGGTACCAAATTTCCTGATGTCTCGGCCTCTGTTGAAACATCAGACCTTTGTTTTTGAAAACCTGTCTCTCAATAGTCTCCTGTCTTTAAGAAAGTAAAACTATTTTGCTGGACTTCCCCTTAAATTGGTTTCAAGCCCTATACTAATGGAACTTATTTATCTTGGGGACCTGTAGTCAGAGTTCCCGTGGTAATATTAGTTAATATTATGTGCTGTGAGATCACCTGCATTGGTGTTTAAAATGAACGATGACAGAGAAGATAAGGAGCAACAAAAGGATGTCATAAGTGCAGCCACATAGTTACTTGATCTAAATCAGCTTCAAGTGTGTTCTGATGCTCGTAACACATgcagacagtgagaaaacaacTGTAAACTATGTCAGTAATGTGGCTGATCAAGAACTGACGCACCCTGACATTATGCCGAGAGGATAATGTATGCAAATTCAATTAGAATACAGACTTTGCTGAGCTCGTGCAACTGCACCACACCAAGTACAGGAGAGGGGAGGTCATTTCTAAATCATATGTGGTCTCCATATGATGCTAGTCTCGTGTGAAGAGGGCTACAGAAATGCATTTTGTGGGAACTTGAAACCTGATTCTTTGTTTCTACAGAGAGATTCCTCTTTCACTTGTCCACTTGCATCGAGAAATGAAGCATACGTTAatctacaaaaacaaacattaaaaataaatagctGGATGCTTTTAAAGATGGATGTACTGAAGAACCTTCCAGAAAATGATTGGAATTCTTCTCAAACAACTAATTGGCGCTCCGTCTCTACTCGCTGACAGCCTCACTGTTATGAGCCGCACCAAGTGGTTAGTTGTCAACAAGACGACCACGACAAATGTCTCCTCTATACTCTCACACATTCCTACAGTCGACTCTGCTCCTCTTTCCGCAGCTACCTTGACGTACGACACACTTCGGTTTGGCGAGTTTGAAGATTTTCCTGAGACCTCGGAGCCTGTGTGGATCTTGGGAAAACAATACAATGCGCTCACAGGTAGGACTGTCGGGACTGTAAGTGAGTTAGTATTTGAATAGTTTACTGATGTGGATCTATTGTAATGTGGTGGTTTCCGGTCTTCATGTAGAGAGAGACGACATTTTATCAGATGTCACTTCGCGACTGTGGTTCACATACAGAAAAAACTTCCCACCAATTGGTAAGTGAATACATGTGGTTTTATTCAGCCCCTCAAATAAACATGATGAAGTTTGAGTGATCCGGCTTTTCACATCTAATTGCGTGTTGAATGTGCTGCAGGTGGGACAGGGCCGACATCAGATACAGGATGGGGGTGTATGCTGCGATGCGGCCAGATGATCCTAGGCGAGGCCTTGGTGTGCAGACATTTAGGCAGAGGTAGGAtgaatacaaacacaaagaaatatctCCCTTGATTGCAGATGGATATAGATATAAGTAGATTGTATCACCGTGTGGCACTTAACGGCTCCTCTCCAGCGAGTTGACTATACCGAACAGAGCCCATTTTAAAGGGGCTTAATAACCGGCGTTTTGTTCTCAGACTGGAGATGGGCCGGAGacaagaaacaaagagaagagtACATCAGCATTCTCAACGCCTTCATTGACAAAAAAGACAGCTATTATTCCATCCATCAAATCGGTGAGTAGCGAGGGCGAAACCTTTCCAATCGTGTCAAGGACTCACTCCAGACAGTCCTCGAAGAGTTTCCATAAAATTGTTCCCGTTTCGTTCCTAAATGCTGCAGCCCAAATGGGAGTCGGAGAGGGGAAGCCGATAGGCCAGTGGTATGGACCAAACACAGTCGCCCAGGTTCTCAAGTAAGTAGAGAAGCTACGAGCTTCAGGGGTTtccatattttatatttaaggCCTGCgctaaattattatttatatcatACCATTTACTTTGTTGGTTGATTTTGCATTCATTGTAAAAATAAGCCGTAAGTTCAGAAGTCATCTCAAAAGAAAAGATTTTTAACTCATACATAACACTGATAATCTTAACGTTTTGCTCGGTAATTTAAAGATTAAAGGTGCTCCGGAGcttcttgtaaacaaacaaaagctgtGTTTACATTCAATAATTCTCACTTGTATCCTTGAGATCTCACAAATGTCCTTCCTCTCACAACGTTTCTGAAGCCGACGTCTTCTGTGTTTCAGATCAAGCACTTCTTACACCCATGTTTACTagcttgttgttttcttattcgCTGCCTTTGCGGGCACATTGCTACGTTTATTGGCACATTAGCACTGCGTAAAGTCAATGAGCATAATAGATGCGAAAGTGGCAGCAGGAATGCGCTTCGTGTCACGCTCGCAGTTACATTCTTGTGCTCCGACTTGGATACAATGATTTCTTTCTTGTCCACTCTCACCATGTAGTCATCCATCCCGCTGCCAAACAATGGACAGAAGAAAAGACAACTCGGTGCACACTGATGAGGTTTAAAACTGTTCAAAGAAAAGAAGTGTTTTACTTTGGAGTAAACACAAATGTGCTGTCCCTCTTTCAGGAAGCTGGCCGTGTTTGATACGTGGAGCAGATTAGTGGTGCACGTGGCGATGGACAACACTGTGGTCATCGAGGAGATCAGTGAGTGCAGATGTGTTGCAACcttgtgttttaatgttcttTTCCTGTTAGCAATCATTTGCATAAGCAGTTTAAATGACACTGCAGGACGTACACCAGGTTAAACCTTTGGACCAGATGGGTTTTTGCTCACAGAATGATTATTTCAGCTAAATCTTGCTGATATTACAGGACGAtgttctgtgtaaaaaaaacaaattcaaatgtcAGTTGGGGTAACGGCAACAAGCTCATCCAACAGCAAGATTTTGGTACTTTTACAAGCTCAAATATACGGATAGAAACGTCTTTAAGTGGAAAGCTTTCATTAGGCTGATGCTGTCCAAAATtaacaagttgttgttttttcccccttgcAGAGCGTCTCTGTATGCCCTGGCTGGACTTTGCAGGAGCCAGCGCCGAACCAGAGGGAGCGGGTGAACTCAACGGCTGCCTGGAGGGAGCGTGTGCCCTGGCTGAGGAGGAGACCGCTCTCTGGAAACCCCTGGTCCTGCTCATCCCCCTCAGGCTGGGCCTGAGTGACATAAACGAGGCCTACATTGAAACCCTCAAGGTGAGCTACTCCAGCATGTATATTCCCATTTTGTGTGGGATATAATGATCATTCTGATTAGGGGTTATTACTGAAAAGTGGATTTACAAATTGGGAAAAACTGAATCTACCAATTTATAACTCAGATATCCAAAAACATATCtctgtacatgcatgtaggccTTGCGTTAGATATGGCTACTTGATCcagttttttctctccattccAGTCGATCCTAATTTTATGAGCAACTACAGCAACACTTAAagttgcctgttttttttccccgccAACTTTCGCtgtctgctgtggttgctgcaGATTTGGTCCTAAGTCCTTTAAaagtgcagtatgtaagaattggcatcTTGTCAAGTTCATACTCAAATCAGATAGCTGGCAGCATATAACCAGAATAACTGCTGGTTCGTTCCGGATCTTGGAGCACCAGGGACTGGAGCCTTAGACCGAGATGGGCCctggttagctggttagcatgcttattTGGGAAAACTagcatctctgcaacacaagacaaagacttcatcatgtcaaaacttttatttcttcatattctgttgataatatCTGTTAAtcttttcaatgttttcaatttatacttttacatattgcacctttaaggaacCACAAGGAACTTTTGAATggtacaaaaacattttcagttaaatgtgggTTAAAAAAGGGGCtgccagaataaaaaaaaatttaaataaagctcCTTTTTAGTCACTTTAAACTGATAATCTTCAAAAAGCAAAAATGATACGCTTTGAAAAAAGGTCACTATGTCATTTATATGTTGTTTGTAGTAAATTTGGCTAAGAGAACAGGTACGGGTGAGGCAAAGTCAGCTCCATCCGGGGTGAGATAAACCCTCTTGTCTCTTTTCACAGCAATGCTTCATGCTGCCTCAGTCCCTGGGTGTTATTGGGGGAAAACCCAACAGTGCCCATTACTTCATTGGTTATGTCGGTATGTCtagtctctgtgtttgtgaaataaACACTCAGCTGTGCACTGCACACTCATGCTCACCATATTAACTCCACTTACACAAAGAGGTTAATCTAATTGTAACcatgcttttcttttccttcattttGTAGGGGAGGAACTCATCTATTTAGACCCACACACCACTCAGCCTGCAGTGGAGCCCTATGAAGATGGCCAGGTCCCCGATGAGACGTACCATTGTCAGCACCCACCCTGTCGCATGCACATCTGTGAACTGGACCCATCCATTGCAGCGGTAGGAATGCCAgggagcgttttttttttatagtgcaGAGCTTTTGTATCTCAAACTGAAGCCCATTGTTTCATGTGAATGTCAGCAAATCAGACGCTCCacagctgattgtttttttttcctttccgtCAGGGTTTCTTCTGCCAAACAGAGGACGAGTTTGACGACTGGTGTATGCGCATAAGAAGGGTATGTTTCTGTGGCTCCCTTGACTCATCTGTAGCTGTTAACTTTGGAGGAATTTGTACATGATGAAATGATGGTCTGTCTCTTGCAGCTGTCCTGCAACAGAGGAGGCCTGCCCATGTTTGAACTAGTAGACAGTCAGCCCTCTCACATGGTCAGCGTGGATGCCCTTAACCTTACTCCTGGTGAATGAACTGCTTATTCTTTGCAAAATATATTCCAAAAAATTCAGtttatgaaaatgaattttaatgggtttttttcccccttttcacGTGTTGACGCTCACTTCACAGATTTCTCGGACTCGGACAGGTTGGAGCGGTTCTTTGATTCAGAAGATGAAGAGTTTGAGATCCTTTCCCTGTGAGGAACAAAGACAATGCTTTACTGTTCTCGACAGTTGGGCGAGAGATTCTCGGTCTCTTCTCTGTATCAGAAGGGAAGCCTGAGGGGATGAACATTAATTGGAGACCTCTTGAGCCAGTCCAGCTCCAATggtgtagtcagtgtgtgtcacACAGCGTTCTTCTCAACAGCCACTGAATGCTCTCTGTATCCAACATTGAGACTGCCTGGTGGAAGCCGTAGCAGGAGCTCAGGATAAATTCAtatgcacattttcacatacaTCTGTTTCCATTTGAGTCTTAacactttaaatgtttattcTGAAGTGATATGGTGCCTTTCCCTGACTCCATAAGTAAAATTGCCATAACAGTTTTATGTTGTATAGAAACACAATGGTTAATGATGCCCATGGCTTTGTCACTAATAACTGAAGTCTGTAACAGCCTGTAATGAAACCAAATTGAGTCAAATCTGCAGACAAGTTGTATTAATTGTTCTTGCAAAGTATCCTTGCCAAGTCTAAAAGATATACACGAGTTCATTCgaagattatttatttaatcaacACAATATATTGACAGGTAAGAGAATAGACTATGTAAGAggattacaaaataaaaataaaatcagaatctGATGGAAAATGGTTCTACTCAATTTAAAGACAGTAGGAAACCGTATTCGTGCATAAGCCAAGGCATTTCTCTTCCACTTTCATTCAAAGAATGACAAGTAAAAAGGGGCTTAAGCAAAGTGAGTAGTGTGCAGAAGAGTCATTTGGTTACTATACCAACAGTCTGTCTTGATACCAAAAGAGTTTCATTCAAGCCTGATTCAGGTTCCCTTCCAGAGCTCTCCAAGAGGCAGGTTCA from Sparus aurata chromosome 11, fSpaAur1.1, whole genome shotgun sequence includes the following:
- the atg4b gene encoding cysteine protease ATG4B isoform X1 encodes the protein MDAATLTYDTLRFGEFEDFPETSEPVWILGKQYNALTERDDILSDVTSRLWFTYRKNFPPIGGTGPTSDTGWGCMLRCGQMILGEALVCRHLGRDWRWAGDKKQREEYISILNAFIDKKDSYYSIHQIAQMGVGEGKPIGQWYGPNTVAQVLKKLAVFDTWSRLVVHVAMDNTVVIEEIKRLCMPWLDFAGASAEPEGAGELNGCLEGACALAEEETALWKPLVLLIPLRLGLSDINEAYIETLKQCFMLPQSLGVIGGKPNSAHYFIGYVGEELIYLDPHTTQPAVEPYEDGQVPDETYHCQHPPCRMHICELDPSIAAGFFCQTEDEFDDWCMRIRRLSCNRGGLPMFELVDSQPSHMVSVDALNLTPDAHFTDFSDSDRLERFFDSEDEEFEILSL
- the atg4b gene encoding cysteine protease ATG4B isoform X2, coding for MDAATLTYDTLRFGEFEDFPETSEPVWILGKQYNALTERDDILSDVTSRLWFTYRKNFPPIGGTGPTSDTGWGCMLRCGQMILGEALVCRHLGRDWRWAGDKKQREEYISILNAFIDKKDSYYSIHQIAQMGVGEGKPIGQWYGPNTVAQVLKKLAVFDTWSRLVVHVAMDNTVVIEEIKRLCMPWLDFAGASAEPEGAGELNGCLEGACALAEEETALWKPLVLLIPLRLGLSDINEAYIETLKQCFMLPQSLGVIGGKPNSAHYFIGYVGEELIYLDPHTTQPAVEPYEDGQVPDETYHCQHPPCRMHICELDPSIAAGFFCQTEDEFDDWCMRIRRLSCNRGGLPMFELVDSQPSHMVSVDALNLTPDFSDSDRLERFFDSEDEEFEILSL